A region from the Aquimarina sp. ERC-38 genome encodes:
- a CDS encoding glycosyltransferase family 32 protein, protein MVVKLDLSKHEPIPKVIHISWKTKDILQNQSPVILNGLINLKNLNPEYSFEISDDQDIEHYLKNQLGAWDYFKIKNKKIVEKVDLWRLLKIYNEGGVYVDIDRYCNIPFDQIIKKETRCILPTHGDIDFSQDLIISCKHNLLYKTAIKDNLKARFFINPRGVFHLGPPLYMKTVTKVVFGKANRRRPGKEVMESYRKALQDSPYFQTYKEDLPNNSLIFKYDKNTFQLGNGMNKVEFYQSQNIVPWNRGKDKNTLILILFIIGVTIFLFLFL, encoded by the coding sequence ATGGTTGTAAAGTTAGATTTATCAAAGCACGAACCCATTCCAAAAGTGATTCACATCAGTTGGAAAACCAAGGATATTTTACAAAATCAAAGTCCGGTTATTTTAAATGGTTTAATCAATCTTAAAAACCTAAACCCGGAATATTCATTTGAGATCAGTGACGATCAGGATATTGAACATTACTTGAAAAACCAATTAGGAGCTTGGGATTATTTTAAAATTAAAAACAAAAAAATTGTTGAGAAAGTTGATCTATGGCGACTTCTTAAAATTTATAATGAAGGTGGAGTTTATGTTGATATTGACAGGTATTGTAATATCCCTTTCGATCAGATTATTAAAAAGGAAACCAGATGTATTCTACCAACTCACGGGGATATTGATTTTTCGCAGGATTTGATAATTAGTTGTAAACACAATCTGTTGTATAAAACTGCAATTAAAGATAACTTAAAAGCACGCTTTTTTATCAACCCAAGAGGTGTTTTTCATCTGGGACCGCCATTATATATGAAAACCGTTACAAAAGTTGTTTTCGGAAAAGCTAATAGACGACGACCGGGTAAGGAGGTGATGGAAAGTTATAGAAAAGCATTGCAAGATTCTCCGTATTTTCAAACTTATAAAGAAGATTTACCAAATAACTCTTTGATTTTTAAATACGATAAAAATACTTTTCAACTAGGGAACGGCATGAATAAAGTTGAGTTCTATCAATCCCAAAATATAGTGCCATGGAATAGGGGAAAAGATAAAAACACGCTTATTCTTATCCTATTCATAATTGGTGTTACGATATTTTTATTTCTTTTTCTTTAA